GTCCTGGGCCACTAGACGATGAGGGCTAAGGGCCCGCCTGGGCGCTTTGTCAGCGCGTCGGGGACGTGAGAAGCATAGGCGATGCGGGGAGCTATCGCCAAAACGGTTTACCGGGCGGGCGACGGGCCGCCCGGCGCGCGGGGCGGCGCGGTCGGCGGGCCGGTGGCCGCACCGCCCGTCGACCTGGTGGCCGGTCCGGTGGTCGGTCCGGTTCGCGAACCGACCGGGGTCCGGCTCGGCCCCGGGCCCGGCTCGGAGGGCGACGCCGATCCCGACCGTGATCCGGAAGGGGCGGGGGAGCCGGACGGTACCGGTGTCGCCGACGGTGAGGGGTCCGTGCCCGGTACGCCCGCCTCCTCCGGCAGATGGCGGCTCACCTCCGCCGTCGTCAGCCCCAGCCCGCCCAGTGTGATCTCGTCCCACGCCTGGAGCCGCTTCGTCGTGCTGTCCAGATAGAGCAGCGAGGCCCGGACCTTCTCCGGCTGGTCGTTCTGGACCGCGCGCAGCCCGCCGCCGCCCGCCGAGCCCTCGATCTTCAGCCGCGTCCCGAACGGCATGATCTCGGTCTGCCGCTGGTGGATGTGCCCGGCCAGCACCAGCGGCACGGTGCCGTCGGTCTCCCTGGCCGCGACCGGGTTGTGCGCGACGGCGATGTCGACCGGGGTGCCGGCCCGTTCCTGGTCGCGGATGGCCGAGGCGAGCCGTACACCCGCCATCTCCTCCGCCGGGTCACCGCCGTTGGAGAGCGAGCGGTCGGGGGTGAACTGCGGGTCGCCCGTGCCCGCCACCCGGATTCCGGCGACGGTGACGGCCCGCCCGTGGTCCAGGACATGGACGTTCTTCAGGCCCTCCAGATACTTCTGCGTGGCGGCCGAGTCGTGGTTGCCGCGTACCCACACGTACGGGGCGCCGAGGTCGGGGATCGGGTCGAGGAAGCCGTTCTCGGCGGGCGAGCCGTGGTCCATGGTGTCGCCGGAGTCGATGATGAGATCGATCCGGTACTGCTCCACGAGCGAGCCGATGATGTGCCAGGCGGCCGGGTTGAGATGTATGTCGGAGACCTGGAGGACCCGCAGGGTGCCGGGGTCGGGCTGGTACGAGGGCAGCGTGGACGTCGCGTCGTACAGCTTGGTCACGTTGGTCACCAGCCGCGCCAACTCCTTCTGGTAGACGTCGAATTCGGTGACGATCGAACGCGCGCTGCCGACGACCTGCGGGGCCGAGGAGAGCAGCCCGGAGAAGCGGGGCTCCAGGACGGACTTCGGGTTCCAGGTCGCGAAGGCGGTGGCGCCGGCCGCGCCGAGCAGCGCGAGCGCCAGCCCGCCGGCGGCGAGCGCGCGGCGGGGGCGGCGGTAGACGGCGAGGCCGAGGGCGGTGGCGCCCGAGACGACGGCGACACAGGACCGCAGGGCCAGCTCGGTGGTCCCGGCCGAGATGTCCCGCACCACCTCGTCCTGGAGGCCCGCGAGACGCTCGGGGTGCTCGACCAGGGCCTGGGAGCGGACCGGGTCGAGCTGGTCGACGTCGACGTCGAGGCGGATCGGCGCCATGTGGGAGTCCAGCTCCAGGGCGCCCAGCGGCGAGACGTTGATCTTCGTGCCGCCGGTGAGGGAGGGCCGCAGGGTCATCTTCGTGTCCATCGGGCCCACCGGCGTCCGCACACTGCCGACGATCAGCAGCCCGAGCCAGGCGCCGAGGAGGACGACGGCGACGAGGCCGAGCGCGCGGACGTACGGGTGCGGGGCGCTGACCAGGGCGCTGGTCGGGCCGGCGCGGTGGGACCGGTAGTGCCGCCGGACGCGGTGGACCGCCGCGAGCCCGGTGCGGGGGGACCGGGCGGAACGGGAGGTGCGGGCGGAACCGGGGGTACGGGCGGAGCGTATCGGGACAGGGGGTACGTCGCGGGCCATTGGGCGCGTATGCCCAGGGAGGTCGGCGATCATGCGGGCGCCGGGCAGCAGGGCGTCGGGCGGCGGGCGGCGATCACGCGCGGGCCCCGTCTCTCCCGGAACGCCGTGGGCTGCGTGACAATGGCGGGGTGCTGGAGATGACGCGCGAGGAGTTCGAGGAACTGGTGGCCGAGGCGCTCGACCGCGTCCCGCCCGAACTGATGCGGCTGATGGACAACGTCGCCGTGTTCGTGGAGGACGAGCCGGACCCCGGCGCGGCGAAGGAGTCGGGCGAGGAGTTCGACCCGGATCTGCTCGGGCTCTACGAGGGGACACCGCTGACCGATCGCGGCGAGTGGTACGCGGGGGTGCTGCCGGACCGGATCACGATCTACCGGGGGCCGACGCTGCGGATGTGCGAGACGCGCGAAGAGGTGGTGGCGGAGACGGAGATCACGGTGGTGCACGAGATCGCCCACCACTTCGGGATCGACGACGAGCGGCTGCACGAGCTGGGGTACGGGTGAGCCCGACCCCCGAACCCGAGCCCCACTCCGGGCCCGAGCCCGACTCCGGGCCCCAGCCGACCCCCGACTCCGAGTCCGAGCCCCACTCCGGGCCCGAGCCGGAGCCCGACTCCGGGCCCGAACGCGAACCCGGGTTTGAACCCGAGCCCGACTCCGAGTCCGAACTCGAACCCGCGCCCGAGTCTGAACCCCACTCCGAGTCCGAACGCGAACCCGCGCCCGAGTCTGAACCCCACTCCGAGTCCGAACGCGAACCCGCGCCCGAGTCTGAACCCGACTCCGCACGCGAGCCTGAACGCGAACGCGAGCCGGTCGCACCCGTCGCATCCGTCGCACTCGTCGAGCCGGTCGACCCCGACGTCGATCTGCGGGTGCCCGGCCAGCGCGCCGAGACGGCCGGGCACCGGCTCTGGCGGGTGACGGCCGTCATCGCCGTGGGCGGCGCGGCGGGCGCGACGGCACGCCACGGCGCCGAACGGCTGCTGCCGACCCCCGACGGCGCCTTCCCCTGGACCACGTTCCTGGTCAACGTGGTGGGCTGCGGGCTGATCGGCGTGCTCATGGTGCTGGTCGCCGAGGGCGGCCGGCCGGCGCACCCGCTGCTGCGCCCGTTCCTCGGGGTGGGGGTGCTGGGCGGCTTCACCACGTTCTCGGCGTACACGCTGGACTTCCTGCGGCTGGTACGGCACGGGGAGGCCCCGGCGGCACTGGGCTACGCGGCCGTGACCCTGGTCGGCGCCCTCGTTGCCGTGGGGCTGACGGCCACGCTCACCCGGCGGGCCGTGGCGCGGGAGGCGGCGCTGTGAACTGGCTGCTGGTCGCCCTGGGCGGCGCGATCGGCGCGCCGCTGCGCTATCTGACGGACCGTACGGCGCAGACCTGGCACCAAACCCTGTTCCCGTGGGGGACGTTCACGGTGAACGTGGCGGGGAGCCTGGTGCTGGGCGTGCTGGCCGGGGCGGCGGTGTCGTCGCCCGCGTACGCCCTGCTCGGTACGGGGCTGTGCGGGGCGCTGACGACGTACTCGACCTTCTCGTACGAGGTTCTGCGGCTGGCCGAGCGCGGGAAGGGGCTGCTGGCGGGCGCGTACGTCACCGCCTCCGTGCTGGTGGGGCTGGGCGCGGTGTGGGCGGGCTGGGAACTCGGGGCGCGCTAGGCCCTGTCCGGCGGCCCTGGCTGCCCCGTGCGCGCGTGGCGGTCGGCGCTTGTCGGGTGGCGGGCGTGTCCCTTGTGGCGGAAAGGAAGTTGAGCAGGGCCATCGATCCCTGCCGTCGGATTCTCCGCGGCGGGCGAGTCGTTCCACGCTCCCGGAGGTGCCCCGCGTGCGCCAGTTGTCCGCCCCCGGCCGTTTCGCCGTATGGATCGTCGCCTCCCTGGCGGTCGCCGCCACCACCGGCTGCATGAGCGTCGGCGACGACGAAGGCGGGCCGGCCCCCGCACGGCCTGCCGAGCGTTCCGGGGCGGCGGCCGAACAGGACGGCGGTACGGCGGCGGACGCCGGTACGGGCGGCCGTCCCGTCGACGGCCGGGACGAAGCCGGACCTCGGGACGCCGAGCAGACCGGCCGGCGCGGTGAGCCGGTGGAGGCGGGCGGTACGGAGAAGCCGGGCGAGCCGTCGGCGCGGCCGTCGACCGGGCCGGGCGCCGCCGTACCGCCCGCCCCGAGGCCGCCGGGCGGCGTCGTACCGCCTCCCGAGCAGCCGACCCGGACCCCGCCCGCGCCCGTGGAACCCTCCCCGCAGGTACCGGAGCCGGAGCCGCCGGCCGAGCCCGAGCCGGAGCCCCCGCTGGAGCCGCCGTCGGCCTCCCCGGTGACCGACCTGCGGACGAGCGCGCTGTCGCCCGGCGACCACGGGACCGGGATGTTCAAGGAGCCTGTGGCGGCTGCGCAGTTGGGGCCGGTGTGAGGACGCCGCGCGATGCGGAAAAGGGGTCCGCGAGAGGCCCGGAGAGAGGCCCGGAGAGGGGCGTGCGCGACGGGGCGCGGGCCGGTGTGACGGGGATCGCGCGGGGGCGGTTTGCCAGGGAGGGGGAGCGGTGCGTATGGTAGTAGATCGTTTGATCATTGCCCGGCGCCGACACAGAAGAGCGCCGCGTGGCGCGTACTCTCCCTTACCGTGGCAGACCGCATTGAGGCGGTCGATTTGCGAATCACGGAGTTTGGGCGCGTGCCGAGACTCCGGAAGGTTTCGCATTTCGCATGTCCATTTCCAGTACTGACCACACCGTCATGCCCGAGAACGACTCCGACGACTCGATCGTGAGCGTCGAGAGCATCGCGGCGGACACCGTCGGGACGACCGACACCGACGCCGACACCGCCGAGGTGGCGGAGACGGCCGGTACGGCGGAGGTTGCCGAGGCCACCGAGGCCATCAGGACCCCCGACGCTCCCGAGACCACCGGGATCACCGGGATCACCGAGACCACCGAGGCCCCTGCGGCCCCGAAGACCCCCGAGATCACCTTCGGCGACCTGGGGCTGCCCGAGGGCATCGTCCGCAAGCTCACCCAGAACGGTGTCGTCGCCCCCTTCCCGATCCAGGCCGCGACCATCCCGGACGCCCTGGCCGGCAAGGACATCCTGGGCCGCGGCCGTACCGGCTCCGGCAAGACCCTCTCCTTCGGTCTGCCGCTGCTGGCGACCCTCGCCGAGGGCCACACCGAGAAGAAGAAGCCGCGCGGCGTCATCCTGACCCCGACCCGCGAGCTGGCGATGCAGGTCGCCGACGCCCTCCAGCCGTACGGCGACGTCCTCGGCCTGAAGATGAAGGTCGTCTGCGGCGGTACGTCGATGGGCAACCAGATCTACGCCCTCGAGCGCGGTGTCGACGTCCTCGTCGCCACGCCGGGCCGGCTGCGCGACATCATCAACCGCGGCGCCTGCTCGCTGGAGAACGTCCGGATCGCGGTCCTCGACGAGGCCGACCAGATGTCCGACCTGGGCTTCCTGCCCGAGGTCACCGAACTGCTCGACCAGGTGCCGGCCGGCGGCCAGCGCATGCTCTTCTCCGCCACGATGGAGAACGAGATCAGCACCCTGGTCAAGCGCTACCTGAAGAACCCCGTGCACCACGAGGTCGACAGCGCGCAGGGCAACGTCACGACCATGAGCCACCACGTGCTCGTCGTGAAGCCCAAGGACAAGGCGCCCGTCACGGCCGCCATCGCCGCGCGCAAGGGCCGCACGATCATCTTCGTCCGTACGCAGCTGGGCGCCGACCGTATCGCCGAGCAGCTGCGCGAGTCGGGCGTGAAGGCCGACGCGCTGCACGGCGGCATGACGCAGGGCGCGCGCACCCGGACGCTGGCGGACTTCAAGGAGGGTTACGTCAACGCGCTCGTCGCGACCGACGTGGCCGCCCGCGGCATCCACGTCGACGGCATCGACCTGGTCCTGAACGTGGACCCGGCCGGTGACCACAAGGACTACCTGCACCGCTCCGGCCGTACGGCGCGGGCCGGCAAGTCCGGCGTCGTCGTCTCGCTGGCCCTGCCGCACCAGCGCCGCCAGATCTTCCGGCTGATGGAGGACGCGGGCGTGGACGCCGCG
Above is a window of Streptomyces sp. NBC_01498 DNA encoding:
- a CDS encoding DEAD/DEAH box helicase, coding for MSISSTDHTVMPENDSDDSIVSVESIAADTVGTTDTDADTAEVAETAGTAEVAEATEAIRTPDAPETTGITGITETTEAPAAPKTPEITFGDLGLPEGIVRKLTQNGVVAPFPIQAATIPDALAGKDILGRGRTGSGKTLSFGLPLLATLAEGHTEKKKPRGVILTPTRELAMQVADALQPYGDVLGLKMKVVCGGTSMGNQIYALERGVDVLVATPGRLRDIINRGACSLENVRIAVLDEADQMSDLGFLPEVTELLDQVPAGGQRMLFSATMENEISTLVKRYLKNPVHHEVDSAQGNVTTMSHHVLVVKPKDKAPVTAAIAARKGRTIIFVRTQLGADRIAEQLRESGVKADALHGGMTQGARTRTLADFKEGYVNALVATDVAARGIHVDGIDLVLNVDPAGDHKDYLHRSGRTARAGKSGVVVSLALPHQRRQIFRLMEDAGVDAARHMVAGAGAFEPEVAEITGARSLTEVQADSANNSAKQAEREVADLTKELERLQRRAVELREEADRLVARAARERGEDPEAAVAEVTAEAAAAVEAATAAASAPVPAQTQRDDRGNYARRDDRGERSGRGGARGYTPREGSGSTGFQRRDDRPASGGFNRDRRDDRGGFQRRDDRPASGGFQRRDDRPASGGYQRRDDRPAGGGFRRDDRKEGGFNRDRRDDRPAGGERRDGARPFERREHRPTGDRPFNRDRRDDRPAGGFRSGGHDRPSGRRDDHRGGTTGTSTGSFGRRDDKPRWKRNG
- a CDS encoding fluoride efflux transporter FluC produces the protein MRVPGQRAETAGHRLWRVTAVIAVGGAAGATARHGAERLLPTPDGAFPWTTFLVNVVGCGLIGVLMVLVAEGGRPAHPLLRPFLGVGVLGGFTTFSAYTLDFLRLVRHGEAPAALGYAAVTLVGALVAVGLTATLTRRAVAREAAL
- a CDS encoding metallopeptidase family protein is translated as MLEMTREEFEELVAEALDRVPPELMRLMDNVAVFVEDEPDPGAAKESGEEFDPDLLGLYEGTPLTDRGEWYAGVLPDRITIYRGPTLRMCETREEVVAETEITVVHEIAHHFGIDDERLHELGYG
- the crcB gene encoding fluoride efflux transporter CrcB, producing MNWLLVALGGAIGAPLRYLTDRTAQTWHQTLFPWGTFTVNVAGSLVLGVLAGAAVSSPAYALLGTGLCGALTTYSTFSYEVLRLAERGKGLLAGAYVTASVLVGLGAVWAGWELGAR
- a CDS encoding metallophosphoesterase family protein, producing the protein MARDVPPVPIRSARTPGSARTSRSARSPRTGLAAVHRVRRHYRSHRAGPTSALVSAPHPYVRALGLVAVVLLGAWLGLLIVGSVRTPVGPMDTKMTLRPSLTGGTKINVSPLGALELDSHMAPIRLDVDVDQLDPVRSQALVEHPERLAGLQDEVVRDISAGTTELALRSCVAVVSGATALGLAVYRRPRRALAAGGLALALLGAAGATAFATWNPKSVLEPRFSGLLSSAPQVVGSARSIVTEFDVYQKELARLVTNVTKLYDATSTLPSYQPDPGTLRVLQVSDIHLNPAAWHIIGSLVEQYRIDLIIDSGDTMDHGSPAENGFLDPIPDLGAPYVWVRGNHDSAATQKYLEGLKNVHVLDHGRAVTVAGIRVAGTGDPQFTPDRSLSNGGDPAEEMAGVRLASAIRDQERAGTPVDIAVAHNPVAARETDGTVPLVLAGHIHQRQTEIMPFGTRLKIEGSAGGGGLRAVQNDQPEKVRASLLYLDSTTKRLQAWDEITLGGLGLTTAEVSRHLPEEAGVPGTDPSPSATPVPSGSPAPSGSRSGSASPSEPGPGPSRTPVGSRTGPTTGPATRSTGGAATGPPTAPPRAPGGPSPAR